Proteins co-encoded in one Acidobacteriota bacterium genomic window:
- a CDS encoding trehalose-6-phosphate synthase → MSDRSDRKKLVIVANRQPYAHERTEEGITVSRPASGLVTGLEPMVADVAGTWIAHGGGSADREVSPEGVVQVPPDDPTYELSRIWLSDEEIEGYYQGFANEALWPLCHLVYVRPRFRERDFTIYSEVNEKFAERASAIAGDDGIVLVQDYHFALVPAALRQRNPDVTISTFWHIPWPPREIWRICPWARELIEGLIASDIIGFHIDEYGEAFLDCADDLGFEVDREAREVRAGEHTAAIRTYPISVEWSEDRPSRQSGRDLAAELGLDGMHIALGVDRIDYTKGLPERIEAIELFLENYPDWHGRWVHVQLGSPSRTALDEYATVTRRFHEAVDRVNSRFASDEWRPVVLVEETLSRDQLDRYFAMADTAIVTSLHDGMNLVAKEYIVSCVDDAGALILSQFAGAAEELDEAIQVNPWDTVEVAGAIHAAAVMGDAERTKRMTALRNVVRNHTIHDWARLLLRDAREVAARRQ, encoded by the coding sequence GTGAGTGATCGTTCCGATCGTAAGAAGCTGGTCATCGTCGCCAATCGCCAGCCGTACGCGCACGAACGGACCGAGGAGGGGATCACCGTGTCGCGGCCGGCGAGCGGGCTCGTCACCGGTCTCGAGCCGATGGTCGCGGACGTGGCGGGGACGTGGATCGCGCATGGAGGAGGATCGGCGGACCGTGAAGTGAGTCCCGAAGGGGTCGTTCAGGTCCCTCCCGATGATCCGACGTACGAACTGTCCCGGATCTGGCTCTCGGACGAAGAGATCGAAGGCTACTATCAGGGTTTCGCGAACGAAGCGCTATGGCCCCTCTGCCATCTCGTCTATGTGCGGCCTCGCTTTCGCGAGCGCGACTTCACGATCTACAGCGAGGTGAACGAGAAGTTTGCGGAACGGGCTTCGGCAATCGCCGGCGACGATGGGATCGTGCTCGTCCAGGATTACCATTTCGCGCTCGTGCCCGCGGCGCTGCGCCAAAGAAACCCCGATGTGACGATCTCGACGTTCTGGCACATCCCATGGCCTCCTCGGGAGATCTGGAGGATCTGTCCCTGGGCGCGGGAGCTGATCGAAGGGCTGATCGCATCCGACATCATCGGGTTCCACATCGACGAGTACGGCGAGGCGTTTCTCGACTGTGCGGATGATCTCGGTTTCGAGGTCGACCGGGAGGCGCGCGAGGTGCGCGCCGGTGAGCATACGGCGGCGATTCGAACCTATCCGATCAGCGTCGAATGGAGCGAAGACCGCCCCTCGCGGCAGTCAGGGCGCGATCTCGCCGCGGAGCTCGGTCTCGACGGGATGCACATCGCGCTCGGGGTCGACAGGATCGATTACACCAAGGGACTTCCGGAGCGGATCGAGGCGATCGAGCTCTTTCTGGAGAACTACCCCGACTGGCATGGCCGCTGGGTCCACGTGCAGCTAGGCTCGCCGAGCAGGACCGCCCTCGATGAGTACGCCACCGTGACCCGGCGCTTCCACGAAGCGGTCGATCGGGTCAACTCCCGATTTGCGTCGGATGAATGGCGACCGGTCGTTCTGGTCGAAGAAACGCTCTCCCGCGATCAGCTCGACCGTTACTTCGCAATGGCCGACACTGCGATCGTGACGTCCCTTCACGACGGGATGAACCTCGTTGCAAAGGAGTACATCGTTTCCTGTGTCGATGATGCGGGGGCGCTCATTCTCAGCCAGTTCGCCGGCGCCGCCGAGGAGCTCGACGAGGCGATCCAGGTCAACCCGTGGGACACTGTGGAGGTTGCCGGTGCGATCCATGCCGCGGCCGTGATGGGTGATGCCGAGCGCACGAAACGAATGACGGCGCTTCGCAACGTCGTGCGCAATCACACGATCCATGACTGGGCACGGCTTTTACTCCGCGATGCACGCGAAGTTGCAGCGAGGCGCCAGTGA